The Symphalangus syndactylus isolate Jambi chromosome 1, NHGRI_mSymSyn1-v2.1_pri, whole genome shotgun sequence DNA segment agatggaatctctctctgttgtgcaatagcacaatctcagttctctgcaacctctgcctcctgagttcaagtgattctcctacctcagcctcccgagtagctgggattacaggtgcccaccatcacgccgagatgatttttgtatttttagtagagacggggtttcaccatgttggccagggtgatctcgaactcctgacctcaggtgatccacccatctcggcctcccaaagtgctgggattacaggcgtgagccaccacacccggccagacccattctttattctattaataactGCTGAAAGAATAACTAAATGAGATGATTAGGATATATTTTGTAAACCTATCAAATATTCTTAAAGTAGAACTCTGAATTTCAAAAAGTATCTTATTGCTTCCCAAGGTTGTCTTGTACTCTGTATTTGGAGTTTATTGCTGCATAGGAGCATGAGTTTTGCCGTGAGTAAGTAAACACCTTGATTGTGATGCAAGATCACCAATGATGAAACTCAATTTTTTATCATGTTTGTCTTTCTTACGCTAATATTGTCACTgctaattcaaaaaaaaaacttctattaTACCTAAATCtgtcaataaatgttcattttcaaatttaaaaagatacataaatgggccaggcacagtagctcacgcctgtaatctcagcactttgggaggcagaaacaggcagatcacttggggtcaggagttccagaccagcctggccaatgtggggaaaccacatctctaataaaaatacaaaaattacccaggtgtggtggcacatgcctttagtcccagccactctggaggctgaggcagaagaattacttgaacccgggaggcagacgttacaGTGAGCGaacatcacaccactgtgctctagcctgggtgacaaaacaagactctgtcttaataaataaataaaaagatacataaatagaaaacaagagagagaagaTAAGAAAATCAGCAGAGCAGTCTAGGGGTCCAACAGCCTAATAATAGGAGTGCCAGAGAATACAAAATGGAAAATTTCCAAGAACTAAAGAAAGTGAGTTTCCAAATTGACAGGAGTCACCAAGTACCTGGCACAATACATGAAAATAGACCCGTGCAGGGtaataaaatttcagaacactgaggatgaagaaaagaTTCTATACAGTTccgaaaagaaaaaatagatcacatacaaacaataaaaaatcagAACAGCTTCAGACTTCTCTACCGCAATAGCAAAAGCTAGGTGACAATAAaccaatgccttcaaaattctgaaaaaaaaaatactgtttccaacctagaattctatacccagccaaaTGATTAATCaaatgtgaggataaaatgaagatattttcaggCATGCAAgatcgttttttgtttgttttttgtttcttagggttttttttgttgttgttgttgttgttgttttttgaccaagtctcactctgtcgcccaggctggagtacagtggcatgatctcggctcactgcaacctctgcctcctgggtccaagcaattctcgtgcctcagcctcaccagtagctgagattacaggcgcatggcaCCATGCCTGCCTAGGGATCTTTTTAAAACGTACcatttctcagtaaactattaGGGGAAGTAGTCTACTAAAACAAGGGcataaaccaaaaaagagaaggaTGTGAACTACAGAGGATAAAACCATTAATACAGCAGGgaactgaaagaaatttctaGGATGCTAGTGAAGAGAGATACCAAGATGACAGCCATGCCTCATCAAGTGTGACTCAAGAGAcaaatgtggccgggcacagtggcttatgcctgtaatcctagcactttgggaggctgaggcattaggatcatttgagctcaggagttcaagaccagccttggcaacatagtgagacttcgtctctattaaaataaaaaacaataaaataaaaaaaattttttttgagactgggtctcactctgtcgcctaggctggagtgcagtggtgtgatcttggctcactgcaacttctgcctcccgggttcaagtgattctcttgcctcagcctccggagtagctgagattacagatgcccaccaccatgcccgactaatttttgtatttttagtagagatagggtttcaccatgttggccaggctggtctcgaactcctgaccgcaagtggtccgcctgcctcagcctcccaaagtgctgggattacaggcataagccactgtgcccagccacatttgtCTCTTGAGTCACACTTGATGAGGCGTGGCTGTCATCTTGGTATCTCTCTTTACTAGCATCCTAGAAATTCCTTTTAATTCCCTGATGTATTAATGCTGTGTCCGgcctaaaataaaattgttttaagaaaggaaaaacaagagaCAAATGTTTTGAAGGCTGTTATCCCCAAGAGATAGATGTGGTAAGTGCCACCATCCCCTGGTCTCCTGCTTTCACTGCATCACCTTTTTAACCTGACAATATTCAGGCACTAACGAAGTTTTTCTCATGGCCCTGCCCACTGATTCCCCAGCAGAAAGCTCTTATCAACTCTTGGGGAAGCTGAAGCCAGAACATGACCAACAGACTACAATCTTCACAAACATTGGCAATACTGCCCTTTCTTTACCTAGTTAGCTATGTACCACCTACTCAATTTCTAAGTTGATCACCTTTAACATTcatatataaatagttgttgaacATTAATAACCAActgattgaagaaaaaaataagaggatACCCATTCAAAGGTAACAAATATCCCACTGTAGACAGGTATAGGAACTGCCTAACAAACATGAGGATCGGTGTAGTAAGCACAGCTGGTTATCAGCAGTGTGAAGAGAGTACGAGTGATTCCTATAGGTGGTGTTAGTCAATGTCTTCCCATTCAAGTCGCTATGGCCCACAGAGGCCAGTGGACCAGGCACTGGATGGGtcgagcaaaaaaaaaaaaaaagaaatgaggataaTTATGACTATTTTTACTACTACAATGTATTCAGTGTGCTAAGAATAATGCTCTTATTTAATTCACATGATAATCCTCCAAGATGAGTATTATCATTCGTACTTTACCAAAGTGTAGGGAGCTGGACTAACTCTCCCGAGGTCAGACGGCAGGCAAAAGTCAGAGACCAGGTCCAGCCCACGTTGGCCTGACTCCAGGAGCCCAGGCTCTTAACCACCACACTGACCAGGGAAGAAGAAATtagatctcaaaaaaaataataataaaagtgaacaGCCTGATGGATCTTAACCTAAtcattcattgaaaaaaatacGCATTCTTTTGCATCAACAGCCATGTAAGAACCTTCCCAATGTTCTTTTcacctatgaaaaaaaaaaaaaaaagatggaagtggCTGAAAGGGAGGGGGAAGAAGTACAAGAAAAtgggaggagaaaaagagagtgaaaggagaggaaagacaaaaataaaatcaagtaggccgggcgcggtggctcaagcctgtaatcccagcactttgggaggccgaggcgggcggatcacgaggtcaggagatcgagaccatcctggctaacacggtgaaactccgcctctactaaaaatacaaaaaattagctgggcatgttggcgggcgcctgtagtcccagctactcgggaggctgaggcaggagaatggcgtgaacccggaaggcagagcttgcagtgagccgagatcgcgccactgcactccagcctgggggacagagaaagactccgtctcaaaaaaaaaaaaaaaaaaaaaaaatcaagtaaatgaACAAAACTGCATCCCCTAGGGTCTCCCAGATTCACCCTTAGGGTTCAGCCAGGCTGAAGACAGTGCTGTTTATAAGCATGATTGGGCTATGCCACACAGACCTGGtcttcaaatcccaactctgctAATTATCTGCACAAGAGAAGACAGGTACCAGGTCTGGAGACTCAACAAAGATTTTTTTGATGAAATGAATCGCTGTAGACAAGTTACTTAAGCTCAGTTTCCCAATCTGTGAGGTAGTGGGTCCTAAAACCTGCCTTTAGGGCTGGGGAGGGCCATCTCAGGGACAGGTGGCCAGGGAGGGCTTGGCAATGGGAATGATTACCATGTCTGTGACTCCTTTCCTTGGccacccacccccgcccccaactACACTGATCTGCATTGCCAACTTGCCTCTCTCCCTACCCTTGTCCCCACCCCAACTGTGACATCCTCAGGGGCAGTAATTCTGTCTCTGCTATTTTGTCTTGTTCACGCCTCCGTAGCCATGCCCAGCCTCCGTCAGCAGAGGGAATGGTCTGGTTCCTGGGGAAGGTGACACAGGAGGCAAAGGACGCACCTGGTCACTGCGGGCGACTCCATAGCGCAGCTCGTTCACAAAGTGCTCGCAGTTCTCACTGGTCAGCTTGTAGAGCACCTCCTGCCCCACCAGCTCCTCTGCCCGCTGGATGATTTTGCTGCAGGGCAGCGGCGAGTACTTGTCATCGTGTTTGTTGTTGACTTGGTACTTGTCACTCCCGGCCACATCATACAGCAATTCCTTCTTCACGATGGCCTTGTCAGTCAGGGCGGACATGACACTGGCTGCACCAGCTCCTGCGACCTCACCTGCAGATCCACAAAGAGGAAACAGAGGGATTGGTCCTGGGAAGGGCCACGGAGGCTCTGAGCTGGGCCCCAGCCGGGTATCTGCCCTTGGCTCCATCCACAAAGGATAAGCAACATGTGGAAGACTCAGACGCATGGCTGTGGGCCTTGGGGGAAGGTGTGTGTGGTCTCTGGGCCCTGGTTTCCTTATCTAAAATGAAAGGGAGTGAAGTTCCATGATTTACTGTGATTTTTTGTCTTACTCTAGAGAAGCTGGTCTTCTATACCTCATGACACTTAAGTGGCCCCCTTGGTTATGCAAATATGAGCCAAGAGCATACTCGTCTACCTGGGAAGATAAGGTGGGAGCCTTTTATGATGGCATCAGGGCTACACCTACTTGACCACACAAAGCTGCTTACTGCAGAAAACATGGCTGGGTTTTCCAGAGTCCCAGCCCTTCTGGAAACAAAACGACCAAAACACACAGCTGTCCCCCTAGCTGTGATGCTAGGGAGGCTTAGTGGGTACATGGGCACAGCCCAGGCCAAGGCTCAGGGCAAGGAAGGGCCACAAGGCTCCAGAAATGAAATGATCTTGAAGACAAGGAGTCCGGGTTCAACATGAAGACCAGGATGGTGGACAGGGAAAGCTGATGCCGACAAAGACTGGGCATTCCTCCCAACCCAAACAACCTGTACGGCGCAGGGAGAGGCATGCACTCAGTATGACGATAGAAAAAGTGggtatgggctgggcacagtggctcacacctgtaatcccagcactttgggaggccaaggcaggcagatcgcttaagcccaggagtttcagacaagcctgggcaacatggcaaaactccatctctacaaaaaatacaaaaactagccatgtatggtggtgtgtgcctgtggtcccagctactgaggaggctgaggcaggaggatcacttgagccctggaggttgaggttgcagtcagctgagattgcgccgctgcactctgACCTTGACAATAGAGTGAGATCTTGCcttagcaaaaaaagaaaaagaaaaagtaggtaTGCACTCAAGGGATGGGCCTACGCACCCAGGGAGCATGTCAAAAGAGGTTCACTCTCACTCTCCTCAAAGAGCCACTGTGACCCTGTCAGGCTTAAGGCCCCCAGGGTGCCACAGCAGCACCCTGTTAAACTGGATAGGACCAGTCTTCAACAATGACATCTCTGTGACAGCAACAGCAGGAGAGGCCGATTAGATTTCAGGTCCTGCTCTTCTCAGCTTTCCAAAGACCAATAAACCTTTTCAGCCTGCGTGCAATGCCTGTGTGCAATGCCAAGATATTAGAAATTTAGGGAGTTCAGACTTTATAGGAAAAGGGCACATGATGCTTGGAAGATTCATTGAAGTAAATAAAAGAGAGGGTGCCTTATTGGAGCCCTGAGTTTGTGGGGAGGATGAGCTCCTGGGGCCCACCCCGCCTCAGCTCCCAGGCAAAGTGGGTGACAGCACTGGGACTTGGAGGAGGCAAGCAAATTGCCTAGAGCCCAAAATTTAAGAAGGCACCAAATCTCAGGGCCATGCAAGTGCAGAGTCAACAACCAAGAGTGAGGACTTCCTTAAACTTATATCTAGATGCCACCCAGGACAGGAGTACCCTGTGCTCAAGCTGGCAGTGAGAAGCTCTGGGTTCGACCCCAGCACATCACCGACCAGCTGAGTGGTCTGGACCTGTCACTTCACTTTGCTCCAGAAATCCCCAAATACACACTAAAATTGATGCACAAATACATATCAATACAGTAATTTaaagttccttctttttttttcttattttgagacagagtctcactccatcgcccaggctgaaatgcagtggtgtgatcttggcttgctgcaacctcctcctcctgggttcaagtgattctcatgcctcaacctcccaagtagctgggactacaggtacacaccaccacgcccagctaatttttgtatttttagtagagatggggtttcaccatgttggccaggctggtctcgaactcaagcctggtctgagctcaagcaatccacccacctcggcctcccaaagttctgggattacaggtgtgagccaccacacccggtctaaagttccttcttttaaaaagtgagtcTACTGAAGAAAATATGAAGTGAACAATCACAGAAAGAGCATGTGGATATGGCAATCCATCAGTGACTGAATTTTGGGATAGCTTGGACTGGGCAGTGCAGCATTGTGGCTAAGGGCACAGAAtcaagtcagactgcctgggtttgggtCCTGCCTGCACCCCTTACCATTATGCAACCTTGGGTAAgcttcttaacttctctgagtcccCCATTCCTTGTAGGATAGAAACACAGGcagctgtgaggattaaaggtaTTGGCCACAAAACATGCTTTCACCAGTGTCTGGCACAGGGCAGGCACTTCAGCAAGTTCATAAGCTTCCTTCCAGCTCTAATTTCTACAGTTTTCTCAGCAGCGGAAGGTCAGTCCTCCTTGCCTCATCTATCCCGCATCACTTCTGTGAAACTCGAGTGAGATGCAGGCAGAAGCATCTTTTCCTTTGAAGCAGCATCACTGACCCGATGGTCTGTGACACACCTGTCCACCTGTCCACCCAGGTGTTTGTCACGCCTTCCCCCACCCTCTGTCTACCACACACACCTGCTCAGTGCAGCCAATCAATACTGAGGCCCCACTAGGTGCCGGGCCTTGTCCAACGTGCTGAAGTCAGTGACATGCTCTGGGCAGCAGGCCTGTCCTCAAGCAATTCCCATGCTACTGAGAAGATGCTGACAATgaacaaatacacaaaataagaTACTTTCAGGTACCAACAGACACTATGGAAAGACAGAGTGGAGTGACATGACAAGGATGACCAGGAGAGGCTGCCGTAGATCAGGTTGGGGAGGCCACCCCAAGGAAAAGGCGTCTGAGCTGAGGCTTGAATGATGAAGCATCTAGAGCAGAAGGAACAGCAGGAACGAAGTCTGCAGGGAGGACAGAGCTTGGCATGCCAAGAGGCAGCAAGG contains these protein-coding regions:
- the PLAAT3 gene encoding phospholipase A and acyltransferase 3 isoform X1 — translated: MRAPIPEPKPGDLIEIFRPFYRHWAIYVGDGYVVHLAPPSEVAGAGAASVMSALTDKAIVKKELLYDVAGSDKYQVNNKHDDKYSPLPCSKIIQRAEELVGQEVLYKLTSENCEHFVNELRYGVARSDQVRDVIVAASVAGMGLAAMSLIGVMFSRNKRQKQ
- the PLAAT3 gene encoding phospholipase A and acyltransferase 3 isoform X2 — its product is MTINPCYPSSDIYAAKSSLALRVHTAREDACAHCEVAGAGAASVMSALTDKAIVKKELLYDVAGSDKYQVNNKHDDKYSPLPCSKIIQRAEELVGQEVLYKLTSENCEHFVNELRYGVARSDQVRDVIVAASVAGMGLAAMSLIGVMFSRNKRQKQ